In Molothrus ater isolate BHLD 08-10-18 breed brown headed cowbird chromosome 14, BPBGC_Mater_1.1, whole genome shotgun sequence, the genomic stretch AGTGCTTGTTTTTAAGAAGTAGATAATGCTGCTGTGCAATTCCAGTCGTCAGTCCCAAAGAAACAAGTTGTTTAAGGTTTTTTATGGTGTCTAATTTTTGTTTCTAGGAAATAACTTGGATACACGATTAGAAAACAAAAACGGTAATGCAACACAGTACCTGCAGATTTGTGATAGCATTAGCACTAATAGAGTGctcaaacaaaaaaccaagaaaaggaggagaggagaggccaGGCAATGGCAAACAGGTAAACACTGGATGGTTACGGTATTGTCACGGAGTGCCACTTACTCCTGTCctattccttttctcttttttaagcTGATGCAGAATTAAAAGCTATAAATGATGATTTGCGTATTTCCTGTGTCCTTCCCCCCTCCGGTTCTGTGCCTAGAAAATGTCATATTTTGCTATTCAGAGtcagcacacccagggctgaTGCAATTCATTGGAATGTTGCGAGCTATTAAAAAGTACCCGTGGCTATATTCAGTGCACATGTGATATTCCTGATCTGTTTGAGCAGTTTCTAAAACAGAACTATATAAACTATAGGTGCTGTGGATTGGTTGTTTTTAAACTACTGAGCCACTCTCTCTCTGCTGCAAGTGTAAGTGCATGAATCTGAACAGCACTTGGCTGATTTAAAACTTCTTAATCAGTGAATGTGTTTCCTTCATaacttgtttttgtttgttcaaaAACAGCTGTTATAATAGGTCCTGATGGACAGCCCTTAACAGTTTACCCTTGTCATATTTgtgggaaaaaatttaaatccagAGGATTCTTGAAAAGGCATATGAAGAACCATCCCGATCATATGATCAAGAAGAAATACCAGTGTACAGACTGTGACTTTACAACTAACAAAAAAGTAAGTTTCCACAATCATCTGGAAAGCCATAAACTTATAAATAAAGTCGATAAAACGCACGAGTTTACAGAGTACACGAGAAGATACAGAGAGGCGAGCCCGTTGAGTTCCAATAAACTCATCCTGAGGGACAAGGAGCCCAAGCTCCACAAGTGCAAATATTGTGACTATGagactgcagagcaggggctgctcaaCAGGCACCTGCTGGCAGTCCATAGCAAGAACTTCCCTCATGTGTGCGTGGAGTGCGGGAAGGGCTTCCGCCACCCCTCGGAGCTGAAAAAGCACATGAGGACCCACACGGGGGAAAAGCCATACCAGTGTCAGCACTGCGCGTTCAGGTGCGCTGACCAGTCCAACCTGAAAACTCACATCAAAACCAAACATGGCACCGACCTGCCCTTTAAATGTGAGCACTGTCCCCAGGCCTTCGCCGAcgagaaggagctgcagcagcacaccgAGCTCTTCCAAGGCCATAAGACTCACCAGTGTCCCCACTGTGACCACAAGAGCACCAACTCCAGCGACCTGAAGCGACACATCATTTCAGTGCACACCAAGGATTTTCCCCACAAGTGTGAGGTGTGTGAGAAAGGCTTCCACCGGCCCTCGGAGCTCAAAAAGCATAGTGAGACCCATAAAGGGAAAAAGATCCACCAGTGTAGGCACTGTGACTTCAAAACCTCCGACCCCTTTGTGCTCAGTGGGCACATCCTCTCCGTTCACACCAAGGACCTGCCTTTTAAATGCAAACGCTGTAAAAGGGGCTTCAGGCAGCAGAACGAACTGAAGAAGCACATGAAGACCCACAGTGGCAGGAAGGTGTACCAGTGCCAGTACTGTGAGTACAGCACCACGGACGCGTCGGGCTTTAAGCGCCACGTCATCTCCATCCACACCAAAGACTACCCCCACAGGTGTGAGTTCTGCAAAAAGGGCTTCCGCAGGCCCTCCGAGAAAAATCAGCACATCA encodes the following:
- the ZNF711 gene encoding zinc finger protein 711 isoform X2; translated protein: MDPGGGSLGLQTQESKMPHTMIMQDFVAGMAGTAHIDGDHIVVSVPEAVLVSDVVTDDGITLDHGLAAEVVQGPDIITETDVVTEGVIVPDSVLEADVAIEEALDTSDHVLASDLITETVRVPDQVFVADLVTGPEGHLEHVVQDAVAGAESPTMVSEEVLVTNSDSEAVIQAAGTVPGSTVTIKTEDDDDGKSTSEDYLMISLDDVGEKLDHIGSTPLKISTEVANDDVAKDDGFGSEVIKVYIFKAEAEDDVEIGGTEIVTESDFHNGHSVAGVIEQGGVGRMQREKMVYMAVKDSSQEDEDISCAEIADEVYMEVIVGEEEATSLPDTQLEDAGVNKTFVPVAWAAAYGDERRLPRRYEDGQAAGNNLDTRLENKNAVIIGPDGQPLTVYPCHICGKKFKSRGFLKRHMKNHPDHMIKKKYQCTDCDFTTNKKVSFHNHLESHKLINKVDKTHEFTEYTRRYREASPLSSNKLILRDKEPKLHKCKYCDYETAEQGLLNRHLLAVHSKNFPHVCVECGKGFRHPSELKKHMRTHTGEKPYQCQHCAFRCADQSNLKTHIKTKHGTDLPFKCEHCPQAFADEKELQQHTELFQGHKTHQCPHCDHKSTNSSDLKRHIISVHTKDFPHKCEVCEKGFHRPSELKKHSETHKGKKIHQCRHCDFKTSDPFVLSGHILSVHTKDLPFKCKRCKRGFRQQNELKKHMKTHSGRKVYQCQYCEYSTTDASGFKRHVISIHTKDYPHRCEFCKKGFRRPSEKNQHIMRHHKEAIM
- the ZNF711 gene encoding zinc finger protein 711 isoform X3, producing the protein MDWELAIHGESGHHTPENSLAVDDVGEKLDHIGSTPLKISTEVANDDVAKDDGFGSEVIKVYIFKAEAEDDVEIGGTEIVTESDFHNGHSVAGVIEQGGVGRMQREKMVYMAVKDSSQEDEDISCAEIADEVYMEVIVGEEEATSLPDTQLEDAGVNKTFVPVAWAAAYGDERRLPRRYEDGQAAGNNLDTRLENKNGNATQYLQICDSISTNRVLKQKTKKRRRGEARQWQTAVIIGPDGQPLTVYPCHICGKKFKSRGFLKRHMKNHPDHMIKKKYQCTDCDFTTNKKVSFHNHLESHKLINKVDKTHEFTEYTRRYREASPLSSNKLILRDKEPKLHKCKYCDYETAEQGLLNRHLLAVHSKNFPHVCVECGKGFRHPSELKKHMRTHTGEKPYQCQHCAFRCADQSNLKTHIKTKHGTDLPFKCEHCPQAFADEKELQQHTELFQGHKTHQCPHCDHKSTNSSDLKRHIISVHTKDFPHKCEVCEKGFHRPSELKKHSETHKGKKIHQCRHCDFKTSDPFVLSGHILSVHTKDLPFKCKRCKRGFRQQNELKKHMKTHSGRKVYQCQYCEYSTTDASGFKRHVISIHTKDYPHRCEFCKKGFRRPSEKNQHIMRHHKEAIM
- the ZNF711 gene encoding zinc finger protein 711 isoform X1, encoding MDPGGGSLGLQTQESKMPHTMIMQDFVAGMAGTAHIDGDHIVVSVPEAVLVSDVVTDDGITLDHGLAAEVVQGPDIITETDVVTEGVIVPDSVLEADVAIEEALDTSDHVLASDLITETVRVPDQVFVADLVTGPEGHLEHVVQDAVAGAESPTMVSEEVLVTNSDSEAVIQAAGTVPGSTVTIKTEDDDDGKSTSEDYLMISLDDVGEKLDHIGSTPLKISTEVANDDVAKDDGFGSEVIKVYIFKAEAEDDVEIGGTEIVTESDFHNGHSVAGVIEQGGVGRMQREKMVYMAVKDSSQEDEDISCAEIADEVYMEVIVGEEEATSLPDTQLEDAGVNKTFVPVAWAAAYGDERRLPRRYEDGQAAGNNLDTRLENKNGNATQYLQICDSISTNRVLKQKTKKRRRGEARQWQTAVIIGPDGQPLTVYPCHICGKKFKSRGFLKRHMKNHPDHMIKKKYQCTDCDFTTNKKVSFHNHLESHKLINKVDKTHEFTEYTRRYREASPLSSNKLILRDKEPKLHKCKYCDYETAEQGLLNRHLLAVHSKNFPHVCVECGKGFRHPSELKKHMRTHTGEKPYQCQHCAFRCADQSNLKTHIKTKHGTDLPFKCEHCPQAFADEKELQQHTELFQGHKTHQCPHCDHKSTNSSDLKRHIISVHTKDFPHKCEVCEKGFHRPSELKKHSETHKGKKIHQCRHCDFKTSDPFVLSGHILSVHTKDLPFKCKRCKRGFRQQNELKKHMKTHSGRKVYQCQYCEYSTTDASGFKRHVISIHTKDYPHRCEFCKKGFRRPSEKNQHIMRHHKEAIM